The following are from one region of the bacterium genome:
- a CDS encoding HD domain-containing protein → MKNFLSRLPLRHLVLLTLLLSGIVPLAVSSLLLVRQNRDILETQEKSYLTRSAQFLSVELSGSLATARDQLRQLGETMMSLPAEGGIDGQLASPWLQQRVAAFLEAHPSFLVMRLLNQAGSGPQFAAAPVSAEGLEALQGAFRDLSDSDRLAYRFVTDPGSGRPAAVVALALGPERDLVLEGVVEVGSLAAFFEEQAQGDVGVFLIDRVGRVLWSEGSTEEVDRAIANADLVRDFVNVPLNLTAEYPLEIGGKEHEMLGRVSPVAEPGWGVVVQKPAATAFGAARQMVFQTALSTAVLIVLASILAAWVSRRISRPIQELTETSHEIATGNFGKRVEVAGVGSEIQQLGRDFNQMSEHVQGYVERLQKAAQANRELFIGSMRAFVAAIDAKDPYTRGHSERVAAHSRTIAKRLGLDSDMQHRVWVGALLHDVGKIGIEDRILKKGGVLTDDEYEQMKLHPVIGAEIMRRIEQLREMIPAIRWHHEAWNGAGYPDGLLADKIPLMARIIGIADTFDAITTNRPYQRAYETEFAVKRITELAGQRFDAKVVSAFLQAYKAGEVQVRKITAEVPQAPAEALAVGG, encoded by the coding sequence ATGAAGAACTTTCTGTCAAGACTCCCGCTCAGGCACCTGGTGCTTTTGACGCTCTTGCTGTCGGGCATCGTGCCGTTGGCGGTGAGCAGCCTGCTTCTCGTTCGCCAGAATCGCGACATTCTCGAAACCCAGGAGAAGAGCTATCTCACGCGCTCGGCGCAGTTCCTCTCGGTCGAGCTCTCGGGTTCCCTGGCCACGGCTCGGGATCAACTGCGGCAGCTCGGCGAGACCATGATGTCGCTGCCGGCGGAAGGTGGCATCGATGGCCAGTTGGCCTCACCGTGGTTGCAGCAGCGGGTGGCCGCATTCCTGGAGGCGCATCCGAGTTTTCTGGTCATGCGGCTCTTGAATCAAGCCGGCTCCGGACCGCAGTTTGCGGCGGCGCCGGTTTCGGCGGAAGGGCTGGAGGCACTTCAAGGAGCTTTTCGTGACCTTTCCGATTCCGACCGCCTGGCCTACCGGTTCGTTACCGATCCCGGCTCGGGTCGACCGGCGGCCGTGGTCGCTCTGGCACTTGGTCCTGAACGGGATCTCGTCCTCGAAGGGGTCGTCGAGGTGGGCTCGCTGGCCGCATTCTTCGAGGAGCAGGCGCAGGGTGATGTCGGTGTGTTCTTGATCGACCGAGTTGGTCGGGTCCTCTGGTCGGAGGGCTCCACCGAGGAGGTGGATCGGGCCATCGCGAACGCCGACCTGGTTCGTGACTTCGTCAACGTGCCGCTGAATCTGACCGCCGAGTACCCGCTCGAGATCGGCGGCAAGGAACACGAGATGCTGGGGCGGGTCAGCCCGGTCGCCGAGCCCGGCTGGGGAGTGGTGGTTCAGAAGCCCGCGGCGACCGCCTTCGGTGCGGCACGACAGATGGTGTTTCAGACCGCTCTCTCGACGGCAGTCTTGATCGTTTTGGCGTCCATCCTGGCGGCGTGGGTCTCGCGCAGGATCAGCCGGCCTATTCAGGAGCTGACCGAGACCAGCCACGAGATCGCGACCGGCAATTTCGGCAAACGGGTCGAGGTCGCCGGCGTCGGCTCCGAGATTCAGCAGCTCGGACGCGATTTCAATCAGATGAGCGAGCACGTGCAGGGGTATGTCGAGCGCCTTCAGAAGGCGGCACAGGCCAACCGCGAGCTCTTCATCGGATCAATGCGCGCCTTTGTCGCCGCGATCGACGCCAAGGACCCGTACACCCGCGGCCACTCGGAACGGGTTGCGGCTCACAGCCGAACGATTGCCAAGCGCCTCGGTCTGGATTCCGACATGCAGCATCGGGTGTGGGTGGGGGCGCTGCTACACGATGTCGGCAAGATCGGGATCGAGGATCGGATCCTCAAGAAGGGGGGCGTTCTCACCGACGACGAGTACGAGCAGATGAAGCTCCACCCGGTTATCGGCGCCGAGATCATGAGGCGAATCGAACAGCTGCGCGAGATGATCCCGGCCATCAGATGGCATCACGAAGCCTGGAACGGGGCCGGTTATCCCGATGGGTTGCTGGCCGACAAGATTCCCCTGATGGCGAGGATTATCGGCATTGCGGACACGTTCGACGCCATCACTACGAATCGGCCGTATCAAAGGGCCTATGAAACGGAGTTCGCGGTCAAGCGAATCACCGAGCTCGCCGGACAACGCTTCGACGCCAAAGTGGTGAGCGCATTCCTCCAGGCCTACAAGGCCGGTGAGGTTCAGGTCCGGAAGATCACGGCCGAAGTTCCACAGGCACCGGCCGAGGCCCTGGCTGTCGGTGGCTAG
- a CDS encoding 3-dehydroquinate synthase — MTEAPQHLDLVHRGGSTRIWLGAGALANAASEVSPWLAGRRLFVISSARVRRLHRDSLRNLVADAVDVVELEVADGESAKSLTTVERLTREMLVGGGKRDSRAITLGGGTVGDVGGFAAGCFLRGIEYVQIPTTLLGQADAAIGGKTGVNLPEAKNSVGLFHQPRWVICDPSHLSTLPAEETRQAIFEIVKAAILADESLFELIESNLDGLLSGDADLLARAVRSAVEVKVEVVAADEREGDQRRLLNLGHTLGHALETVVGHGKLRHGDAVGHGLMFAVALAEQRDLAPEDARRIRVLLDRLELPELPDLTPASVLEAMQRDKKARESGLGWVLPLGIGCAEVVVIPMASVERQLASFLGGS, encoded by the coding sequence ATGACGGAGGCGCCCCAACACCTCGACCTCGTTCATCGGGGCGGCTCGACCCGCATCTGGCTCGGCGCGGGCGCTCTGGCGAACGCCGCCTCGGAGGTTTCTCCATGGCTGGCTGGCCGGAGGCTTTTCGTGATCAGCTCGGCGCGGGTGCGCCGACTCCACCGAGATTCGCTACGGAATCTGGTGGCCGATGCGGTCGATGTCGTAGAGCTCGAGGTTGCAGACGGAGAGAGCGCCAAGAGCCTGACGACCGTAGAGCGGTTGACTCGCGAGATGCTGGTGGGGGGAGGAAAGCGAGACAGCCGGGCGATCACGCTGGGCGGAGGAACGGTCGGAGACGTCGGAGGATTCGCCGCCGGTTGTTTCCTCCGCGGTATCGAGTACGTCCAGATTCCCACGACCCTGCTTGGGCAAGCGGACGCGGCGATCGGCGGCAAGACGGGTGTCAACTTGCCCGAGGCCAAGAACTCGGTAGGTCTCTTCCACCAGCCGCGCTGGGTGATCTGCGACCCGAGTCACTTGAGCACGCTACCGGCTGAAGAGACACGCCAGGCGATCTTCGAGATCGTAAAAGCGGCGATCCTGGCCGACGAGTCGCTGTTCGAGCTGATCGAGTCGAACCTAGACGGTCTGCTTTCGGGGGATGCCGATCTTCTGGCTCGTGCGGTTCGGAGCGCCGTCGAGGTCAAGGTCGAGGTGGTCGCTGCCGACGAGCGCGAGGGTGACCAAAGACGGCTGCTCAATCTGGGACACACCTTGGGGCATGCACTCGAGACGGTGGTCGGGCACGGCAAGCTCAGGCACGGCGATGCGGTCGGGCACGGGCTGATGTTTGCGGTGGCCCTCGCCGAGCAGAGAGACCTGGCGCCCGAGGATGCAAGGCGGATTCGAGTGCTGCTCGATAGACTGGAATTGCCAGAGCTTCCCGACTTGACGCCCGCCTCGGTCTTGGAGGCGATGCAACGGGATAAGAAGGCGCGCGAATCGGGACTCGGCTGGGTGCTGCCCCTCGGAATCGGCTGTGCCGAAGTGGTGGTGATCCCGATGGCTTCCGTGGAACGTCAACTTGCGTCGTTTCTCGGGGGTTCCTAG
- the aspS gene encoding aspartate--tRNA ligase, translating into MARGKRVKRSASGTLRAEDAGTRVKLQGWIHRRRDLGGLTFLQLRDRSGVVQIVVRPEDHPESAEILDPVRLEWVVEVEGVVAERDPEAVNPDMETGEVEVVCDRAEVLAKAEPLPFLPDTPVEEVAEETRLRYRYLDLRRTDLQRNLILRDRITLEILNYFHENGFIHLETPILTRSTPEGARDYLVPSRVRRGAFYALPQSPQIFKQILMVSGFERYVQIARCFRDEDLRADRQPEFTQVDVEMSFPTEEDIFAVIEGLFERIFPMVGIAVAPPFPRLTYEQAMLRYGNDKPDLRLEIEIADLSEGLANSDFRAFKRTIAAGGVVRGFAVPGGASATRKQVDGWVETARARGAAGVLTLRKRDGELQFQVKNVLSETELERIASAVGLKDGGIAVLVAAPAPVAAAALGELRLQLGDEFDLVEPDANRFLWVTEFPLVERESDEGRWNSCNHPFTAPDPEDLHLLDTDPGAVRARAYDVVLNGVELGGGSIRIHDSELQERVFGLLGLSPDEAKDRFGFLLEALRFGAPPHGGIALGLDRIVMLMTGAASLRDVIAFPKTTSATSLMTAAPAPVDSEQLAELGIAVIGGAAGDDSSEEG; encoded by the coding sequence CTGGCAAGGGGGAAAAGAGTGAAACGTTCAGCCTCAGGGACACTGCGGGCCGAGGATGCGGGCACGCGCGTCAAGCTCCAAGGCTGGATCCACAGGAGGAGAGACCTGGGAGGCCTCACCTTTCTGCAGCTCCGAGACCGGTCGGGTGTGGTTCAGATCGTGGTGCGTCCGGAGGACCATCCGGAGTCGGCCGAGATCCTCGACCCCGTGCGTCTGGAGTGGGTTGTCGAGGTCGAAGGTGTCGTGGCCGAGCGTGATCCCGAGGCCGTCAACCCGGACATGGAAACCGGAGAGGTGGAGGTGGTGTGCGATCGCGCCGAGGTGTTGGCAAAAGCCGAGCCGTTGCCTTTCCTGCCGGACACTCCGGTCGAGGAAGTCGCCGAGGAAACCCGCCTCAGATACCGCTACCTCGACCTTCGCCGCACCGACCTCCAGCGCAACCTGATACTGCGTGACCGAATCACTCTCGAGATCCTCAACTACTTCCACGAGAATGGCTTCATTCATCTCGAGACGCCGATTCTGACACGATCGACGCCCGAGGGCGCGCGCGACTATCTGGTGCCGAGCCGAGTTCGCCGGGGCGCTTTCTACGCCCTGCCGCAGTCGCCGCAGATCTTCAAGCAGATTCTGATGGTCTCGGGCTTCGAGCGCTACGTCCAGATCGCCCGCTGTTTCCGGGACGAGGACCTGCGGGCGGACCGCCAGCCCGAGTTCACTCAGGTCGACGTCGAGATGTCGTTCCCCACCGAAGAGGACATCTTTGCCGTGATCGAGGGGCTGTTCGAACGGATTTTCCCGATGGTGGGGATCGCGGTGGCGCCGCCGTTCCCGCGCTTGACCTACGAGCAAGCCATGTTGCGCTACGGCAACGACAAACCGGACCTTCGGCTCGAGATCGAGATCGCCGATCTCTCGGAGGGACTCGCCAACAGCGACTTCCGGGCCTTTAAACGGACGATCGCCGCCGGCGGTGTGGTCCGGGGCTTCGCCGTTCCGGGCGGTGCCTCGGCGACCCGCAAACAGGTCGACGGCTGGGTCGAAACCGCTCGCGCCAGGGGAGCCGCCGGGGTCCTGACGCTGCGCAAGCGAGACGGCGAGCTGCAGTTTCAGGTCAAGAACGTGCTCAGCGAAACCGAGCTCGAGAGGATTGCCTCCGCAGTGGGGCTGAAGGACGGGGGCATCGCGGTTCTGGTGGCGGCGCCGGCCCCGGTGGCGGCGGCTGCATTGGGAGAGCTACGTCTCCAACTCGGCGACGAGTTCGATCTCGTCGAACCCGATGCGAATCGTTTTCTGTGGGTGACCGAGTTTCCCTTGGTGGAACGTGAATCCGATGAAGGTCGTTGGAACTCCTGCAATCACCCGTTCACGGCGCCCGATCCAGAGGATCTTCATCTACTCGATACGGATCCCGGGGCGGTGCGAGCCCGTGCCTATGACGTCGTTCTCAATGGTGTCGAGCTCGGCGGAGGTTCGATCAGAATCCACGACTCGGAGCTTCAGGAGCGTGTGTTCGGCTTGCTGGGGCTGAGCCCGGATGAAGCCAAGGACCGTTTCGGATTCCTGCTCGAGGCCCTTCGATTCGGTGCACCGCCTCACGGCGGGATCGCCCTCGGACTCGATCGAATCGTGATGCTGATGACCGGCGCGGCGTCGCTGCGCGATGTCATCGCCTTTCCCAAAACAACCTCGGCGACCTCGCTGATGACCGCGGCTCCGGCTCCGGTCGATTCGGAGCAGCTCGCGGAGCTCGGCATCGCCGTGATCGGCGGGGCCGCGGGCGACGACAGCTCCGAAGAAGGCTAG
- a CDS encoding histidine--tRNA ligase, producing the protein MPNVKGTRDLLPPESGVWARVEEIARWVFSLYGYGEIRTPVLEHTELFVRSVGESTDIVGKEMYSFEDRKGRSLTLRPESTAAVARSFVDHRLGELPLPVKLFYIGSHFRYERPQKGRYREFHQIGAELLGDPGPASDAELIEMLVGFLKELGFEDLTVLVHTVGDQSSREAYRQALVKFFEPLKEQLSSESLERLERNPLRILDTKDPSERALLVEAPRLEDSLSAESREHFDGLLSALGSLGVEYRVDPGLVRGLDYYTLTVFEIVSKSLGAQNAIVGGGRYDRLLADLGGPDLPAIGFAIGQDRLIESLPASFRKKCARDPAVHLIAIDPVPKLAAMELGEELRSNGVAAVVDFGGGRMKAALKRAHRSGARYVLLLGEDEVERGGVTCRDLSAGEQSFVPRSEIAALLGNWQGGKE; encoded by the coding sequence ATGCCGAACGTCAAGGGCACTCGGGACCTTCTGCCGCCCGAGAGCGGCGTTTGGGCGCGCGTCGAGGAGATCGCCCGGTGGGTCTTTTCGCTCTATGGCTATGGCGAGATTCGCACTCCGGTTCTGGAGCACACCGAGCTCTTCGTGCGCAGCGTTGGAGAGTCCACCGACATCGTCGGCAAGGAGATGTACTCCTTCGAGGACCGCAAGGGCAGGAGCTTGACCCTCCGACCCGAGAGCACGGCCGCGGTTGCCAGGTCGTTCGTCGATCACCGGCTCGGTGAGCTGCCGTTGCCGGTGAAGCTGTTCTACATCGGATCCCACTTTCGCTACGAGCGCCCTCAGAAAGGGCGGTATCGAGAGTTCCATCAGATCGGCGCCGAGTTGTTGGGTGATCCGGGACCGGCCTCGGATGCCGAGCTCATCGAGATGCTGGTTGGCTTTCTCAAAGAGCTGGGTTTCGAGGATCTGACCGTTCTGGTGCATACGGTGGGCGATCAGTCCTCTCGCGAGGCCTATCGGCAAGCCCTGGTCAAGTTCTTCGAGCCGCTGAAGGAGCAGCTGAGCTCGGAAAGTCTGGAGCGCCTCGAGCGCAATCCGCTGAGGATCCTCGACACCAAGGACCCCTCCGAGCGAGCGCTTCTCGTCGAGGCTCCCAGGCTGGAGGACTCGCTCTCCGCCGAAAGCCGTGAGCACTTTGACGGGCTGCTTTCCGCGCTCGGTAGTCTGGGAGTCGAGTACCGGGTCGATCCGGGCCTGGTGAGAGGGCTGGACTACTACACTCTGACAGTGTTCGAAATCGTCTCGAAGAGCCTCGGAGCCCAGAACGCGATCGTCGGCGGCGGCCGTTACGATCGGCTGCTTGCCGACCTGGGGGGACCGGATCTGCCGGCCATCGGTTTTGCTATTGGCCAGGACCGGTTGATCGAGTCGTTGCCGGCTTCGTTTCGCAAGAAATGCGCACGGGACCCGGCGGTGCACCTGATTGCCATCGATCCCGTGCCGAAGCTTGCCGCCATGGAGCTCGGTGAAGAGCTGCGCTCCAACGGTGTCGCGGCGGTGGTCGATTTCGGCGGCGGCCGGATGAAGGCGGCGCTCAAGCGCGCCCATCGTTCGGGCGCCCGCTACGTCCTCCTATTGGGAGAGGACGAGGTGGAACGAGGCGGCGTGACCTGCCGAGACCTGAGCGCCGGCGAGCAGAGTTTCGTACCTCGATCCGAGATCGCGGCGCTCTTGGGCAACTGGCAAGGGGGAAAAGAGTGA
- a CDS encoding gamma carbonic anhydrase family protein: protein MPIVPYRGVEPRIESGVFVAPTAWLVGDVVAGPDCSFWFNSAARGDVHKIRIGARTNVQDGAVLHVSHRTHDLEIGDGVVIGHAAVLHGCFVADGALVGIGARVLDGAKVGAGAQIGAGALVSPGTRIPPGTLALGMPAKPVRDLRPEETRNIRVIVDRYVDLKERYRQESWT, encoded by the coding sequence ATGCCTATTGTTCCGTACCGTGGAGTTGAGCCGCGGATCGAGTCCGGGGTCTTCGTAGCCCCGACCGCCTGGTTAGTTGGTGATGTGGTCGCGGGCCCGGATTGCTCCTTCTGGTTCAATTCGGCGGCGCGCGGCGATGTCCACAAGATCCGAATCGGGGCTCGCACGAACGTCCAGGACGGAGCTGTTCTCCACGTCAGCCACCGGACCCACGATCTCGAGATCGGCGACGGCGTGGTGATCGGACACGCCGCGGTGCTTCACGGCTGTTTCGTTGCCGACGGAGCGCTGGTTGGCATCGGTGCGCGCGTGCTTGACGGCGCCAAGGTCGGTGCCGGCGCTCAGATCGGTGCCGGCGCTCTGGTCTCACCCGGGACCCGCATCCCTCCCGGTACTCTGGCGCTGGGAATGCCGGCGAAGCCAGTGCGGGATCTCCGTCCCGAGGAGACGCGGAACATACGCGTCATCGTCGATCGCTACGTCGATCTCAAGGAACGGTATCGCCAGGAGAGTTGGACCTGA
- a CDS encoding glycosyltransferase family 2 protein, with product MRVDVVIPAFNEEESLPLVLAAIPRDAVDRIVVVDNASTDRTAEIARTGGAIVVSEARPGYGSACLKGLAYLKANRPPETVVFLDGDYSDHPDELPRLIGPIRSHGAHMVIGSRVLGNRERGALLPQARVGNWVACSLIRWLYGHRYTDLGPFRAITWKALESLEMRDPDFGWTAEMQVKALRQGLTVAEVPVSYRRRIGASKITGTLRGTVLAGYKILITVMRYSRSA from the coding sequence ATGCGTGTCGACGTCGTCATTCCCGCCTTCAACGAAGAGGAATCGCTGCCGCTGGTCCTCGCTGCCATTCCCAGAGACGCGGTCGACCGAATCGTGGTCGTGGACAACGCCTCGACCGACCGCACGGCCGAGATCGCTCGCACAGGCGGAGCGATCGTGGTCAGCGAGGCCCGACCGGGCTACGGCAGCGCGTGCCTGAAAGGGCTGGCCTACCTGAAGGCCAATCGACCCCCCGAGACCGTTGTCTTTCTCGACGGCGACTACTCGGATCACCCGGATGAGCTGCCCCGCCTGATCGGGCCGATTCGGAGCCACGGGGCTCACATGGTCATCGGCTCACGGGTCCTGGGCAATCGCGAGCGCGGAGCCCTTCTGCCGCAGGCGCGTGTCGGCAACTGGGTCGCGTGCTCGCTGATCCGCTGGCTATACGGCCACCGCTATACGGATCTGGGACCGTTCCGAGCCATCACCTGGAAGGCCCTCGAGTCCCTCGAGATGCGAGACCCGGACTTCGGCTGGACGGCAGAGATGCAGGTCAAGGCCTTGAGGCAGGGGCTCACGGTAGCTGAAGTTCCGGTGAGCTATCGCCGGCGAATCGGCGCCTCGAAGATCACCGGTACACTGCGCGGCACGGTGCTCGCCGGCTACAAGATCTTGATCACCGTCATGCGCTACAGTCGCAGCGCCTAA
- a CDS encoding acyl-CoA thioesterase, with translation MSTSPSPRSASVTVEVRYAETDQMGVVHHAVFPVWFELARTRLCRHTGFSYAQIEASGYLLLVTKLSIDYRKSARYPDEVVTTCRLERLASRGLRFGYEVHVHDELLARGTTEHVWFEVASGKPCRVPDRLAAPFASLLVA, from the coding sequence ATGTCAACGTCTCCCAGCCCCCGATCCGCTTCCGTCACGGTGGAGGTGCGCTACGCCGAAACCGACCAGATGGGTGTCGTTCACCATGCCGTATTCCCGGTCTGGTTCGAGCTGGCTCGGACCCGCCTCTGCCGGCACACGGGATTTTCCTATGCCCAGATCGAGGCTTCCGGTTACTTGCTCCTGGTCACGAAACTCTCGATCGACTATCGAAAGTCGGCCCGGTATCCCGATGAAGTGGTCACCACGTGCCGCCTCGAACGTCTCGCCAGCCGCGGTCTGCGATTCGGCTACGAGGTTCACGTGCACGACGAACTGCTGGCGCGCGGAACCACCGAGCACGTCTGGTTCGAGGTCGCCAGTGGCAAACCCTGCCGGGTTCCCGATCGATTGGCCGCACCGTTCGCGAGTCTTCTCGTCGCCTGA
- the aroC gene encoding chorismate synthase translates to MKKLRLTTAGESHGPGLTAVLSGLPAGLPVIEEKIALDMRRRMHGYGRGHRMQIEQDDAIIRGGVRNGQTLGSPVAFWIENRDFENWSAVMDAHAVDPVRAEKRRLRSPRPGHADLAGGLKYLRRDLRDVLERASARESAARVAAGALAKLLLGQLGVEIRSGVRSLGPIGADRPPPGWTELEQVDDGSPLRAIHRDLEDRMVELVDEAKKNGDTLGGAVTVIAHNVPAGLGSYVHWDDKLDGRLARALMSVPAVKAIEIGAAIAASSGLGSAAHDAIGYSAESGWQRPTNRAGGLEGGVTNGEDVIVTAYKKPISTLRKGLPSVDLDSLEPHQSQYERSDVTALPAAGVIAEAMMALVLADAALEKFGGDSLQELLRHFEASRDQQRRWPGGHNT, encoded by the coding sequence ATGAAGAAACTACGCTTGACCACGGCGGGTGAGAGTCATGGCCCGGGGCTCACCGCGGTGCTCTCGGGACTGCCGGCCGGGCTTCCGGTAATCGAGGAGAAGATCGCGCTCGACATGCGCCGCCGGATGCACGGCTACGGTCGCGGCCATCGGATGCAGATCGAGCAGGACGACGCGATCATCCGAGGCGGTGTCCGCAATGGCCAGACGTTGGGCTCTCCGGTCGCGTTCTGGATCGAGAATCGGGACTTCGAGAACTGGAGCGCCGTCATGGACGCCCACGCGGTCGATCCGGTTCGGGCCGAGAAGCGGCGTCTCAGGTCACCCCGACCGGGGCACGCCGATCTCGCCGGGGGTCTGAAGTACCTGCGGCGCGATTTGAGAGACGTGCTCGAACGCGCCTCGGCCCGGGAAAGCGCCGCCAGGGTAGCCGCCGGCGCTCTCGCCAAGCTTCTCCTCGGCCAGCTGGGCGTCGAGATTCGCAGCGGAGTCCGTTCCCTCGGCCCGATCGGGGCCGACCGGCCGCCGCCCGGTTGGACCGAGCTCGAGCAGGTCGACGACGGTTCGCCGTTGCGAGCGATTCACCGCGATCTCGAAGACCGCATGGTCGAGCTCGTCGACGAGGCCAAGAAGAACGGCGATACCCTCGGTGGAGCGGTCACCGTGATCGCCCACAACGTCCCGGCCGGCCTCGGCTCCTACGTACACTGGGACGACAAGCTCGATGGCCGCCTGGCCCGCGCCCTGATGTCCGTTCCGGCCGTCAAGGCCATCGAGATAGGCGCTGCGATCGCTGCCAGCTCGGGTCTCGGCAGCGCCGCCCACGACGCCATCGGCTATTCGGCCGAAAGCGGTTGGCAACGGCCGACGAACCGCGCCGGAGGTCTGGAAGGCGGAGTCACAAATGGCGAGGATGTGATCGTCACCGCCTACAAGAAGCCAATCTCGACTCTTCGCAAGGGCTTGCCCTCGGTCGATCTCGACAGCCTCGAGCCCCATCAATCGCAGTACGAGCGCTCAGACGTGACGGCTCTTCCGGCGGCCGGCGTGATCGCCGAAGCCATGATGGCGCTCGTCCTCGCCGACGCCGCGTTGGAGAAGTTCGGCGGCGACTCGCTGCAGGAACTCCTGCGTCACTTCGAAGCCAGCCGCGACCAGCAGCGGCGCTGGCCGGGGGGACACAATACCTAA
- a CDS encoding M23 family metallopeptidase, with translation MSKSRAPFLEIQFHPGDIRSKVRYFFFSRKQVRLTAAGALFTLLFGLFNLFILPGVVRDLLSRSTYQSAVLERSRQGERLQASIARLGRLNGDSEALHLRMSRIYLAYGLQGDESLGQGGFPFQGPPVPDSIYAGAVTRAGQLEAEIREQLQVLDTFISEVQSFESAHGGQVRTTPSVSPLKSEDFVLTSPFGTRRSPFTKKIDFHPGIDMAAPVGTPIYAPADAVVVFAGRYPLKQSVSWWRYGNLVALRNGEGFITLFGHCDEIGVRNGQRVEQGTVIATVGNTGWSTSPHLHYEVRHRDGDEGFRPVDPRIYILDHQWRDEEQLLVRARRAPDQRAFEPLPRIIGR, from the coding sequence TTGAGCAAATCGCGCGCGCCCTTTCTGGAGATCCAGTTTCATCCCGGCGACATCCGGTCGAAGGTTCGCTATTTCTTCTTCTCGCGCAAGCAGGTGCGGCTCACCGCGGCCGGTGCTCTGTTTACGCTGTTGTTCGGTCTCTTCAACTTGTTCATCTTGCCGGGTGTGGTGCGCGATCTGCTGAGCCGGAGCACTTACCAGTCGGCGGTGCTGGAGCGCTCGCGGCAGGGAGAGCGCTTGCAGGCCTCGATTGCCCGCCTGGGGCGGCTCAATGGCGACAGTGAAGCGCTGCATCTGCGGATGAGCCGGATCTACCTGGCCTACGGACTCCAGGGGGATGAATCTCTGGGGCAGGGCGGTTTCCCGTTTCAGGGTCCGCCGGTGCCGGATTCGATCTACGCCGGAGCGGTCACCCGAGCCGGCCAGCTCGAAGCGGAGATCCGGGAGCAGCTCCAGGTTCTCGATACCTTCATTTCCGAAGTCCAGAGCTTCGAGAGCGCCCATGGGGGCCAAGTCCGGACCACGCCGTCGGTCTCGCCTCTCAAGTCCGAGGACTTCGTGCTGACCAGCCCGTTCGGGACGCGGCGCAGCCCCTTCACCAAGAAGATCGACTTCCACCCCGGTATTGACATGGCGGCGCCGGTCGGGACGCCCATCTACGCGCCGGCCGATGCGGTCGTGGTCTTCGCCGGCCGCTATCCGCTGAAGCAGAGCGTCTCGTGGTGGCGCTACGGCAACCTGGTGGCGCTTCGCAACGGCGAGGGTTTCATCACGCTGTTCGGTCACTGCGACGAGATCGGGGTGCGTAATGGCCAAAGGGTGGAGCAGGGGACCGTCATCGCGACAGTGGGCAATACCGGTTGGAGCACAAGCCCTCATCTCCACTATGAGGTCAGGCATCGCGACGGAGACGAGGGCTTTCGGCCCGTGGATCCGAGAATCTACATCCTCGATCACCAGTGGCGAGACGAGGAACAGCTGCTGGTCAGGGCGCGCAGGGCTCCCGACCAGCGCGCTTTCGAGCCCCTTCCGAGAATCATCGGCCGGTAG
- a CDS encoding inositol monophosphatase: MAGAGDRLETAREAARTGGRILRETFRQGNLEIERKAAHDFVTSADRASEEAILDLLKREYPGDQVLSEEEGLVGAPSDYQWIIDPLDGTTNFLRGLAAYGVSVACRRAGEVVLGVVFDPVNDRLYCAERGAGAECNGRRIEVSRREGLDGAFLATGFPFKAREGLDLYLEIFRRVFLDASAIRRCGAAVLDLAHTAAGVYDGFFEFRLSAWDLAAGALLIEEAGGRVSDLDGGGRYLETGNLIAGSAGVHAELFKRIAALASEAELDSLVPHSTPADGGAC; the protein is encoded by the coding sequence GTGGCTGGAGCCGGGGATCGACTTGAAACAGCCCGTGAGGCGGCGCGTACCGGTGGCCGGATTCTGCGGGAGACCTTTCGGCAGGGGAACCTGGAGATCGAGCGCAAGGCGGCGCACGATTTCGTGACCTCGGCCGATCGGGCGAGCGAAGAGGCGATTCTCGATCTGTTGAAACGCGAGTACCCCGGGGATCAGGTGCTGAGTGAAGAAGAGGGACTGGTGGGGGCGCCCTCCGACTACCAGTGGATCATCGATCCCCTGGACGGGACCACCAACTTCCTCCGAGGCCTGGCCGCCTATGGCGTCTCTGTGGCCTGCCGTCGAGCCGGAGAGGTGGTTCTGGGAGTGGTTTTCGATCCCGTCAACGACCGGCTCTACTGCGCCGAACGCGGGGCCGGAGCCGAGTGCAACGGTCGCCGGATCGAGGTATCTCGACGAGAGGGCCTGGATGGCGCGTTTCTGGCGACCGGCTTTCCCTTCAAGGCCCGGGAGGGACTCGATCTCTACCTGGAGATCTTTCGCCGGGTCTTCCTCGACGCCAGCGCCATCCGCCGCTGCGGAGCCGCCGTGCTGGATCTGGCACATACCGCCGCTGGGGTCTACGACGGCTTCTTCGAGTTCCGATTGTCGGCCTGGGACCTGGCCGCAGGGGCGCTATTGATCGAGGAGGCCGGCGGCCGGGTCAGCGATCTCGACGGCGGAGGCCGCTATCTGGAAACCGGCAATCTGATAGCCGGCTCTGCGGGCGTGCATGCCGAGTTGTTCAAGAGAATAGCTGCTCTGGCCAGTGAGGCTGAGCTAGACTCCCTTGTGCCGCACTCTACGCCCGCCGACGGGGGAGCGTGCTAG